In the Cellulomonas sp. C5510 genome, GGAGGACGACCGTGGGCCGCGCTGCTGGTGCTCGGGTGCGCGATCGCCCTGGCGCCGCCGCTGCTGGGGACCGCGGTGGCGACGACCGTGGCGCGCGAGCTCGTCCCGCCCGGCGGCGACCCCGCGACCGGGCGCGCGGTGTTCCTGGCCGCCGTCGTCGCCGCGCTCGTGGTCACCGGGGTCCTGAGCCGGTGGGGCCAGCCGACCAGCCTCACGTTGGCGCTCATCGCGGGCGTCGCGGGCGGCGGCCTCGGCGCGGGGGAGGCGATGGGCTGGGCGGCGATCGGCCGCGTGCTCGCGCTCGTCGCGGCCGCGCCGTTCGCCGGCCTCGCGCTCGCGGGCCTGGTGCACCGGCTGTCCGCGGCGTCCCGGGTCTCCCCGGCGGCCGTGCGGCGCTGGCACGTCGCGTCCTACGTCGTGCTGTGCCTCGCGTTCGGCGCCAACGACGCCCAGAAGCTGCTGGCGATCGTCGCCGTGGCGTCCGCGCCCGGTGCTGCGACCGTCGACGCGGTGGCCTGGCAGCTCGCGCTCTGCGCCGGGCTGTTCACCGCCGGCGCCGCCGTCGGGCTCGGCCGCATGGAGCGGACCGTCAACCGCGGCATCCTCGCGGTCCGCGGCCTCGACGCGGTCACCGCCCAGACGACGACCGCCGCCGTCATGCTCGCCAGCTCCGCCGTCGGCAGCCCGGTCGGCATGGCGCAGACGCTCTCCGGCTCCCTCGTGGGCGCCGGGCTCGCACGAGGGAGAGGAAGAGTCCGATGGGAGTACGCCGGAAGAGTCGCGCTGGCCTGGGTGCTGACGGTGCCCGCGAGCGTCCTGGTGGCGACGGGCGTCGCGTGGCTGACCGCCGGCCGCGGGGCCGGGTGAGGCGGCTGGTCCGCGGCATCTCGGGCGCCGCACGGGACGACCTGGTCGACGGCCTCGCCGGCCAGCTCCGGGCGACCGAGGACGCCGTGACGATCGCGCTGCGGCTCACCCGCGGCACGCTCGGCGTCGCCGACGCGCGCGCGGCCGTCGCGGCGGTCGAGCACGAGGGCGACGCCTGGCGGGCGCACGTCGTCGAGTCGCTGACGCGCGCGCTCACCAGCTACCTCGACCGCGAGGACCTGTTCACCTACTCGCGGGCCGTCGACGACGTGCTGGACAACCTGCGCGACTACGTCCGCGAGGTCGACCTGTACGGCGTCGCCCCCGGCGCGGACGGCGTGCCCGTGCTCGAGCAGATCCGCGACGGCGTGCGAGCCCTCGCGCGGGCCACCGCGTGCCTGCGCGACGACGTCGGTCGGGTGGCGGTCGCGGCGCTCGCGGCCAAGAAGACCCCGGTGCGGGCGCACTACCAGACGGCCATGTCCCGCCTGCTGGCCGAACCGCTCGACGACTCCACGCTCCGCCGCCGCGAGGTGCTGCGGCGGCTCGACATCGTGGGGATCCGGCTGTCGGAGGCGGCGGACCACCTGGCGACCGCGGCGATCAAGCGCGGGACGTGAGGAGAACCCGTGTGTCCGCCCGGCCGCACCGGGCAGAGAAAACCCCTCGTCCTCACCGCGGCCGGTGCATGAGGGTGGAGGCCGTGCCGCCCGCCACCACCCCAGAATCGCCGCTTCCCGTCGCTCGTGCCACGCGGCGGTGGCACGTCGCCCGTGACACGGCCGTGCCCGGTGACGTCGCGCGGATCCTCGGGACGCTGCCCGAGTGGTTCGGGATCCCGGAGTCGACGGCGGAGTACGTCGAGAAGGCGCGTACGGCCGAGACGTGGACCGCCCGGGCCGGCGGGGATCCGGCGGGCGACGTGCGCGGGGTACTGCTGGTGGACCGCCCGTTCGCGTGGGTCGCCGAGGTGCACCTCATCGCCGTGGATCGGCAGGCGCGCGGCGGGGGCGCCGGCCGCGCGATGCTGACGGCGCTCGAGCACGACGCCCGCGACCGGGCCGTCCGGCTGCTCCTGGTGAAGACGCTCGGGCCCTCGCACCCCGACGCCGGCTACGCGCAGACTCGTCGGTTCTACGAGGCGTTCGGGTTCCTGCCTCTGGCGGAGACCGACGAGTGGGGGGCGGACAACCCGTGCCTGTTCATGGTCAAGCCGCTGGACGCAGCCGTACCCCGCTGAGGACCGGGCAGCCGGTGCCTGCCCCCGCCGCTCCGGCGGCGTCTACGGTCGTGCTCGTGCCCTTCCTCCTCGACGACCTGCGCGCCGACGTCGCCCGGCGGTACGACCGCCTGGGCCTGCCGTCGTGGCCGGACCCGCACGCCGACGTCCACGGCCCCGCGGACGACGAGTACGGCCGCGTCACGGACCCGGAGCGGTTCCGGATCGTGCACGCGCGGGCACAGACGTGGGTGGACGCGCTCGTCCCGGGCCTGGGTGCCCGCACCGAACCGCTCGGCCCGCAGGACCGCACGGCTCCGCCGGGGGTCGACCGCGGGGTGGTGGTCGTGCCGCCGCGCGACGACGCGTTGCGGCTGCTGCTGCTCGAGCGGGACGTCCGTGCGGAGGACAGCGACCCGGGGCTGCTGCCGGTGCTCGAGGTCGCGGTCGTCCGCCCGGACGTCGTCGTCGAGAGGGTGCCGGTGTGCGCGTGCGACGCCTGCGACCCGGGCTCGGCGGCGCTGCTGGAGGAGGTCGACCAGGCGATCGGTCACGTGGTGGCGGGCGAGACGGTCGTGCTGCGGCACCCGCGGTGGAGCGCGACGTGGCAGCCGGGCGGCGCCGGGCTCAGCGGCGGGGGCCGGCGGATGCGGTTCGACCGGGCGATGGAGCTGTGCCGGAGGGTGCACGCGGGGGAGAAGGTGCGGCTGCCGTGGCGGGCGGAGGCGTTCGCCGGGGCGCCGTGGTGGGAGCGGTGAGCGGTGTCGACACCGCGCTGGTCGTGACCCCCGGGCACCTCGGCGACTGGCCGCCCGGGGCGGTCCCTGGGCAGTCCCGGCGTCGTCCTGTAGACTGACCGGACTCGATCCGCGGGGACGAGAGACCTCCCCGCCGCGGCAGGACCTGACCGTCGCCCGCACGATGCCGGCGACCACACCTGACCCGCCCCCGACCACCTCCGCAGCCGCCGACGGCGCACGGAGTGAGAGCAGTCACCATCACCACGTTCACCACCGTTCGTCCCCCCTCCGTCCGCCCCGCGCGCGGCACCGCGGCCGCCGAGGTCCCGGCGCGTCCCGCGCCGCTCGACTGGCGGCAGGCCGACGACGACCTCTGGGTCGCGACCCGCGCCGGCGAGTACGCCGGCACGGTGGCGCGCGAGGCCGACGGCCACCACGTCCACGACCACCACTCGCGCGCCCTGGGCGTCGCCCCGTCGTGGCAGGGCGCCGTCGCCCTGCTCGCGGGCGTCCGCGCCCCGGCCGCCGCCGTGCAGCGCACGCTGCACGGCCACCACTGTCCGTGCCCCTCGGGGCGCGGCTCGAGGCGCCGCAGTCGCGTCGCCTCGCTTCGAAGGAGAGAAGACATCATGACCCACGGGACCGTGAAGTGGTTCAACGCCGAGAAGGGCTTCGGGTTCATCGCCCCGTCCGACGGCGGTCCGGACGTGTTCGCGCACTACAGCGCGATCGCCGAGACCGGCGGCTACCGCTCGCTCGACGAGAACCAGCAGGTCGAGTTCGACGTCACCCAGGGCCCCAAGGGCCCGCAGGCGTCGAACATCCGGCCGCTCGCGTGACCGGCGTCCCGGTCGCCGGGCCCCGCCCGGCGACCGGGACCACCCGTCGTCACCCCGCGGGGTGACGACCCGGCGCCCGGGCGGTCAGACCGCCCGGTACCGCCGCACGATCGGGCAGTCGAACGGGTCCCGCGCGGCCAGGCCGACGCGGTTGAGGTACTGCACGACGATGGCGTACGACCGCAGCAGGGACGTCTCCGTGTAGGGGACGCCGTGGCGGGAGCAGTGCGCCCGCACCAGCCGACGGGCCCGCGCGAGGTGCGGCCGCGGCATGCTGGGGAACAGGTGGTGCTCCACCTGGTAGTTGAGCCCGCCCATGAGGGCGCTCATGAACCGCCCGCCCGTGATGTTCCGGGACGTGAGGACCTGCTTGGACAGGAAGTCCAGCCGGCTGTTCTCCGGGATGACCGCCATGCCCTTGTGGTTCGGGGCGAACGACGCCCCCATGTAGACGCCGAAGACGGCGAGCTGCACGCCGAGGAACGCGAACGCCAGCCCCACGGGCAGCAGCCACAGCACGAGCGCGACGTACGCGGAGAGGCGTGCGGCGATCATCGCGAGCTCCAGGGTCCGCGACCGGCTGCGCTCGGCGGTGAGCAGCGAGCGGATCGACGTGACGTGCAGGTTCAGGCCCTCGAGCGTCAGCAGCGGGAAGAACGCCCAGCCCTGCACCCGCGCCAGCGCCGCCTTGACCCGGCCCAGCCCGGCCGCGTCCTGCTCCAGGAACACGATGGTGTCCGGGGCGATGTCCGGGTCCTTGCCGACGCGGTTCGGGTTGGCGTGGTGCCGCGAGTGCTTGGACATCCACCACGAGTGGCTGATGCCCACGACGCCGTTGGCGAGCACGCGCCCGAGCCGGTCGTTCGCGGGGCCGGACGCCAGCACCTGGCGGTGGGACGCCTCGTGCGCGACGAACGCGAACTGCGTCAGCACGATGCCGAGGGCACCGGCGACGAGCAGCTGGAACCAGGAGTGGCCGAGCAGCACCGAGCCGGCGACGAGCGCGGCCAGGGCTACCCCGAGGCCGACCAGCAGCCCCACGTAGTAGCCGGTCGTGCGCGTCAGCAGTCCGGCCTCCCGGACCTGCTGCGAGAGCTCCTGGTAGGAGCCCGTGACGGCGCTCTGAGCGGCCGAGGTGCGCGTGGTGGCGGGAGGGGATGCGGGCACGGGGTCTCCGGACGGTGGGGGTCGGTCGGCTTCCCAGCCGCGGCGTGAGCGTGGCGCTCGGTCGTTCGGATCACCCCATGGTAACCCGCGCACGCGCAGGACCGCCTGGCGGACGGCCCCGGTGCTGCCGGGGACGACGGCGGTCGACGGCGGTCGACGACGGCTCGCCGTGCCCGGGAGAGCCCGCGACGTCCTCGACGACCTCGCCCCCGGCCGCGGGGGCCCCGTTCTCCTTCACCCCCCGTGGCGGGTCGCGACGGCCGACGAGGCCGCCGCGCGCGAGCCGGGCGCGGCGTGGCCGGACGTGGGGCGTCCGGGATCACCCGCGGTGACCGGGTGAAACCGGGCTCCTCGGCCTGCTCCGGCGCACCGCACGGCCGATGATCAGGGCATGTTCCGCGCACCCCGGCACCGTCCCGGCGCAGCAGCCGACGCCGCTGCGCCGCGGTGGCCCGTGCGCGCGCTCGCGGTCGTCGCGGCCGTCGCCGTGGCGACCGCCGTCCTCGCTCCGCCCGCCGCCGGCGTGGCTGCCGGGGCGGTGACGGCCGCCCTGGCGGCGGTCGTGCTGCGCGCCCGGGTGCGGCAGCTGACCGGCACGGACGCCCAGGTGTGGCGCTGGGCGGGCCGGTCCGCCGCGGTCGTGGCCGTGGGTCTCGTGGCCGAGCTCGTGGCGCGGATGCTGCCCGGCGGGCTCGACGGCGTGGGGCTGACGGCGGGGGCGGTGGTGGCGTCCGCCGTGGCGTACCAGGGCCTGGTCCGCTGGAACCGGCTCCGCACGGCGGTCTCCGACCCGGGGGACTGGCTCAACGCGATCGGGTCGACGCTGTGCGCCCTCGCCCTCGGGCTGTGGGTGGTGCAGCAGCTGCCGAACAGCGGGGCGGCTGCCGTGCCGGTGGTCGCGCTGGTGGGCCACCTGGTGCGGCTGTCGGTCATGACGGTGATGCTCGGCACGGCGCTGACCGTGTCCGCCATCGCGGACCTGCGCCGTGACGCCCGGGCGCTGGCGCTCGTCGGCGTGATCGCCGGTCTGTCCCTCGTGGAGGTCGGCGGGCTGCTGCGCGCGCTGCGGCTCGGCGCGGACGCCCCCGGTGCCGGCCCGGGCGTGGTGCTGGCGTGGACGGCGTTCGCGGTGGGGCTCGCGGTGGCGGCGCTGCTGCCGCGCGCGCGGAGCGCCCGGCGGTACGCGTCCTCGCGGGCGACGACGACCGGCTCGATCATCGTCATCGTGGCCGGCGTCGTCCTGCTGCTGCTCGACGTGTTCACGGCCGGCGCCGACAGGGCGGTCGCGCTGCTGGCGGCGCTCGGGGTGTTCGCGGCGAGCGGCCGGGTGTTCCACCTCGTGGGCGAGCTGGCCCAGCTCGCCACATCGCGCATCGAGGCGCGGACGGACCCGCTGACGGGCGTCGCCAACCGCCGGGCCCTGATCGAGGCGGTGGAGGAGGCGTCCGGCGGCGAGGGCGGCGCCGCGCTGCTCATCGTCGACCTCGACAAGTTCAAGGACGTGAACGACCGTTTCGGCCACGCCGTCGGTGACGCCGTGCTCATCGCCGTCGCCGCCCGGCTCGACGAGGCCGTGACCGGCCGCGGGCTGCTCGCCCGGCTGGGCGGCGACGAGTTCGCGGTGGTGCTCCCCGGCGCCGATGCGGCGGCGGCGGTGCGGGTCGCGCAGCGTCTGGCGGCCACGGTGGCCGAGCCCGTCGACGTCGCCGCGCGCACCATCCACGTCGCCACCAGCATCGGGGTGGCCTGCACCGCGCTGGACGGACGTGCCGAGGGCGAGCTGCTGCGCCGGGCGGACGCCGCGATGTACCTGGCGAAGCGCGCGGGCGGCGGCATCCGGGTGTTCGACCACGACGCCGACACCCGGGCCCGCGCCGAGCGCGAGCTGCTCGAGGACCTGCGCGCGATGCTCACGACCACCGGGGGCGAGCACGGTCGGCTGGTGCTGCACTACCAGCCGCAGGTCGACGTGGCGACGGGTGCGCCGGTCGGCGTCGAGGCCCTGGTGCGCTGGGACCACCCGACCCACGGCGTGCTGCCGCCCGTCGCGTTCCTCGAGCTCGCCGAGGCGCACGGCGTGATGCAGCTGGTCACGTGGCAGGTGCTGAGCCAGGCGACCGCCCAGGCGGTGCGCTGGCGGGACGAGGGCCTGGACCTGCGGGTGGCGGTGAACCTGTCGACGTCCTGCCTGGAGGAGCCGCGGCTGCTCGGTGTGATCGAGCAGGCGCTCGTCTCGGCGGGCCTGCCGTCCGACCGGCTGGTCGTCGAGATCACCGAGACCAGCCTCATGCGTGACCCGCAGCTCGCGATCCGGGTCACGCAGCGGATCGCCGCGCAGGGCATCGGCATCAGCATCGACGACTACGGGACCGGCTACTCCTCGCTGGCCTACCTCAACGACCTGCCGGCGGGGGAGCTGAAGATCGACCGTTCGTTCACCGCGCGCCTGACGGCCGACCCCCGCACCCGCGCGATCGTCGCGGGCACGGTCCAGCTCGGGCACCACCTGGGGCTCAGCGTCGTGGCGGAGGGCGTCGAGGACGCCGAGACGCTGGAGGTGCTGCGCCGACTGGGCTGCGACCGGTCGCAGGGGTACTTCCACAGCCGGCCGATGCCCGCCGCGGAGCTGACCGAGACGCTCCGCGGGCTCGCCGCGGCGTCCGCGCGGGTCACCGCCTGAACGCCGTGCCGGACCGCGCGCAGCCGGCCCGGCGCTGAGCGCGTCGGCTCAGCGTGGGCTCAGCGCCGGCGCGAGCGTCGGGCGCCGAGCGGCCCGCCGAACACCAGCGAGATCCCCAGGACGAAGCCGACGTCGTACCAGTTGCCGTTGTTGTGCACCTCGTAGGGCGTCACGGTGTCGGTGAACAGCGACACGATCCAGGTGACGGGCAGGATGGCGCCGTGCCACAGGCCCAGCCAGAACCCGGCGGGTGCGTCGGAGCCCGGGGGCGGGCTGCCGACCTCGGGGTTGACGCCGGCCGCGCAGGCGGCGAGCAGCAGGAGCGTCGCCGCGGCGAGGCCGGCGGCGGCGAGGGTGCGGGCGCGGCGACGAGGCTCCATGCGGTCATCGTGGCACCGGGCCGGACGGCGGGACCAGGGTCCTTCGGGCGGTCACGCGAGGTCGCGGGACGCCCCGGGCGGTGCCGTCCGGCCCCCGCCGCTCAGGCCCGGGCGGGGCTGTCGGCCGCGCCCGTGCTCTCCCGCGCGAGCACGGCGTGCGGGGCGGTGACCTCGACAGCGGGGGTGTCCGGCTCGCCGATGCGGGCGGCGATGCGGGCGACGGCCTCGCGCGCGATGAACGGCGTGTCCAGGGACACCGTGCTCAGCGTGGGCCGGGAGTAGCGGCCCTCCTCGATGTCGTCGACGCCGATGACGGCGACGTCCTCCGGGACGCGCAGGCCGGCGTCGAACACCGCGCGCATCGCGCCCATCGCGAGCAGGTCGGAGTAGCAGAAGATCGCGTCGGGCCGGTCCGGCAGCCGCAGCAGCGCCTCGGCGGCGCGGTACCCGTCGGCGCGGCGGTAGTGCGCGGCGGGACGCAGCAGCGCGGGCTCGACGGGCAGGCCGGCGGCCCGCAGCGCGCGTTCGTACCCGGTGGTCCGCTGCTGGGGCGTCGCGTAGGACTCCTCGGGCTGGGCCCCGATGGCGGCGACGCGCGTCCGGCCCCGGGCCAGCAGGTGCGCGACGGCGTCCTGCGCGGCCTGCACGTTGTCGATGGCGACGTGGTCGTACCGGCCGTCGAACTCGTGCTCGCCCAGCAGCACCAGCGGCATGGTCGTCGCGGGCTGCATCTCGAGGAGCTCGGCGCGGGTGACGAGCGGGCTGAACAGCACGCCGTCGAACAGCATGGTGCGGTCGGCCCCGGTGAGCAGCTCCCGCTCCCGCTCGTGGTCGTGACCGGTCTGGTCGACCATCACCCGGTAGCCGTGCTCGGCGGCGGCGTTGATGATCTCGCGGGCCAGCTCGGCGAAGTAGGGCAGGTCGATCTCGGGTACGACGAGCGCGAGCACGCCGGTGCGGCCGGTGCGCAGGGTGCGCGCGACGGGGTTCGGCCGGTAGTCGAGCTCCTCGATGGCGGTGAGCACGCGGCGGCGCATCTTCTCGCTGACGTGCGCGTAGCCGCTGACCA is a window encoding:
- a CDS encoding N-acetyltransferase gives rise to the protein MPGDVARILGTLPEWFGIPESTAEYVEKARTAETWTARAGGDPAGDVRGVLLVDRPFAWVAEVHLIAVDRQARGGGAGRAMLTALEHDARDRAVRLLLVKTLGPSHPDAGYAQTRRFYEAFGFLPLAETDEWGADNPCLFMVKPLDAAVPR
- a CDS encoding DUF6226 family protein, with product MPFLLDDLRADVARRYDRLGLPSWPDPHADVHGPADDEYGRVTDPERFRIVHARAQTWVDALVPGLGARTEPLGPQDRTAPPGVDRGVVVVPPRDDALRLLLLERDVRAEDSDPGLLPVLEVAVVRPDVVVERVPVCACDACDPGSAALLEEVDQAIGHVVAGETVVLRHPRWSATWQPGGAGLSGGGRRMRFDRAMELCRRVHAGEKVRLPWRAEAFAGAPWWER
- a CDS encoding inorganic phosphate transporter, encoding MPEGSVVLLVAAGVLALVYGSNAGATIAATSLRVHGGRPWAALLVLGCAIALAPPLLGTAVATTVARELVPPGGDPATGRAVFLAAVVAALVVTGVLSRWGQPTSLTLALIAGVAGGGLGAGEAMGWAAIGRVLALVAAAPFAGLALAGLVHRLSAASRVSPAAVRRWHVASYVVLCLAFGANDAQKLLAIVAVASAPGAATVDAVAWQLALCAGLFTAGAAVGLGRMERTVNRGILAVRGLDAVTAQTTTAAVMLASSAVGSPVGMAQTLSGSLVGAGLARGRGRVRWEYAGRVALAWVLTVPASVLVATGVAWLTAGRGAG
- a CDS encoding cold-shock protein; the protein is MTHGTVKWFNAEKGFGFIAPSDGGPDVFAHYSAIAETGGYRSLDENQQVEFDVTQGPKGPQASNIRPLA
- a CDS encoding LacI family DNA-binding transcriptional regulator, coding for MAATLRDVAEHAQVSVRTVSNVVSGYAHVSEKMRRRVLTAIEELDYRPNPVARTLRTGRTGVLALVVPEIDLPYFAELAREIINAAAEHGYRVMVDQTGHDHERERELLTGADRTMLFDGVLFSPLVTRAELLEMQPATTMPLVLLGEHEFDGRYDHVAIDNVQAAQDAVAHLLARGRTRVAAIGAQPEESYATPQQRTTGYERALRAAGLPVEPALLRPAAHYRRADGYRAAEALLRLPDRPDAIFCYSDLLAMGAMRAVFDAGLRVPEDVAVIGVDDIEEGRYSRPTLSTVSLDTPFIAREAVARIAARIGEPDTPAVEVTAPHAVLARESTGAADSPARA
- a CDS encoding bifunctional diguanylate cyclase/phosphodiesterase gives rise to the protein MFRAPRHRPGAAADAAAPRWPVRALAVVAAVAVATAVLAPPAAGVAAGAVTAALAAVVLRARVRQLTGTDAQVWRWAGRSAAVVAVGLVAELVARMLPGGLDGVGLTAGAVVASAVAYQGLVRWNRLRTAVSDPGDWLNAIGSTLCALALGLWVVQQLPNSGAAAVPVVALVGHLVRLSVMTVMLGTALTVSAIADLRRDARALALVGVIAGLSLVEVGGLLRALRLGADAPGAGPGVVLAWTAFAVGLAVAALLPRARSARRYASSRATTTGSIIVIVAGVVLLLLDVFTAGADRAVALLAALGVFAASGRVFHLVGELAQLATSRIEARTDPLTGVANRRALIEAVEEASGGEGGAALLIVDLDKFKDVNDRFGHAVGDAVLIAVAARLDEAVTGRGLLARLGGDEFAVVLPGADAAAAVRVAQRLAATVAEPVDVAARTIHVATSIGVACTALDGRAEGELLRRADAAMYLAKRAGGGIRVFDHDADTRARAERELLEDLRAMLTTTGGEHGRLVLHYQPQVDVATGAPVGVEALVRWDHPTHGVLPPVAFLELAEAHGVMQLVTWQVLSQATAQAVRWRDEGLDLRVAVNLSTSCLEEPRLLGVIEQALVSAGLPSDRLVVEITETSLMRDPQLAIRVTQRIAAQGIGISIDDYGTGYSSLAYLNDLPAGELKIDRSFTARLTADPRTRAIVAGTVQLGHHLGLSVVAEGVEDAETLEVLRRLGCDRSQGYFHSRPMPAAELTETLRGLAAASARVTA
- a CDS encoding DUF47 family protein, which produces MRRLVRGISGAARDDLVDGLAGQLRATEDAVTIALRLTRGTLGVADARAAVAAVEHEGDAWRAHVVESLTRALTSYLDREDLFTYSRAVDDVLDNLRDYVREVDLYGVAPGADGVPVLEQIRDGVRALARATACLRDDVGRVAVAALAAKKTPVRAHYQTAMSRLLAEPLDDSTLRRREVLRRLDIVGIRLSEAADHLATAAIKRGT
- a CDS encoding acyl-CoA desaturase translates to MPASPPATTRTSAAQSAVTGSYQELSQQVREAGLLTRTTGYYVGLLVGLGVALAALVAGSVLLGHSWFQLLVAGALGIVLTQFAFVAHEASHRQVLASGPANDRLGRVLANGVVGISHSWWMSKHSRHHANPNRVGKDPDIAPDTIVFLEQDAAGLGRVKAALARVQGWAFFPLLTLEGLNLHVTSIRSLLTAERSRSRTLELAMIAARLSAYVALVLWLLPVGLAFAFLGVQLAVFGVYMGASFAPNHKGMAVIPENSRLDFLSKQVLTSRNITGGRFMSALMGGLNYQVEHHLFPSMPRPHLARARRLVRAHCSRHGVPYTETSLLRSYAIVVQYLNRVGLAARDPFDCPIVRRYRAV